GCCGTTCTGGTCGCCTTCGCCCTCACGACGCTGGCGTGTCTGGCCTGGCGTGTTCGACTGGGGGTCGATGGTTACCTGCGTGACGTCACGGCATCGGTGTTCACCACCGCCTACGTCTTCGTCTTCGCCGCTTTCGGGGCCATGTTGGTCGTTCCTCCCGACGGTGGTTTCCGCGCGCTGTGCTTCATGATCGGTGTCGTCGCCTCCGACACCGGTGGTTACGCTTCCGGAGTTCTGTTCGGGCGGCACCCGATGGCTCCCCGGGTGAGCCCCAACAAGTCGTGGGAGGGATTCGTCGGTTCGCTGCTCTCCGGGGTGGCCGGGGGAGTGCTCTCCGTCGGACTGCTGCTCGGCGGCCCCTGGTGGGTGGGGGCGCTGTTCGGCCTGGCGGTGGTGTGCAGTTCCACCATCGGGGACCTGATGGAGTCGTTGATCAAACGGGATCTCGACATCAAGGACATGGGGACCCTGTTGCCGGGACACGGTGGTCTGATGGACCGGATGGATTCGTTGCTGCCTTCGGCGGTGGTCGCC
This portion of the Actinopolyspora lacussalsi genome encodes:
- a CDS encoding phosphatidate cytidylyltransferase (product_source=KO:K00981; cog=COG0575; ko=KO:K00981; pfam=PF01148; transmembrane_helix_parts=Inside_1_20,TMhelix_21_40,Outside_41_43,TMhelix_44_63,Inside_64_67,TMhelix_68_85,Outside_86_89,TMhelix_90_109,Inside_110_121,TMhelix_122_144,Outside_145_148,TMhelix_149_171,Inside_172_190,TMhelix_191_210,Outside_211_213,TMhelix_214_231,Inside_232_281), which codes for MSADVPGEAARPSRAGRNLPAALAVGLLLGAGIVTALLTYRHLFIGIVAVAAALSALELAGALRRGAGIRLALFPVLLGGQAIIWLSWPYGLRAVLVAFALTTLACLAWRVRLGVDGYLRDVTASVFTTAYVFVFAAFGAMLVVPPDGGFRALCFMIGVVASDTGGYASGVLFGRHPMAPRVSPNKSWEGFVGSLLSGVAGGVLSVGLLLGGPWWVGALFGLAVVCSSTIGDLMESLIKRDLDIKDMGTLLPGHGGLMDRMDSLLPSAVVAWSTLSWLLPS